The Fischerella sp. PCC 9605 genome includes the window GTATAGTCGATATAGCCATTCCAAATGGTTGTTTCCCAACCAAGCTGGAGCCCTACTTTTCGTCCCTGACCAGATATCAAAACTACCACCAACGCCGATCCAAATTGCTTGGGGACACAAATGGCGATTTTGAGCAATCCATAATTCTTGACGCGGTACACCCAAGCCAACAAAAATTACTTGTGGTTGCAGCTGGGCAAGAGTTTGTCGCAATTGTTCTTCTTCTGCTTGGGAATGGAAGCCAGAATGAGTACCTGCTATGAACAAATTTGGGCTTTGAGAAAGCCAAAATTCTCCCGCTTTGGCAGCCACTCCAGGCGCTCCACCATAGAAAAATACTTTTGCGCCCGTTTGTTTTTGTCCAAGTTCTCGTAGCAGTGTTTCTGCAAGTTCAATTCCCGGAGTGCGTTGCACTTTTTGCCGCCGCAGCCACCGCAAAAACAGAACTACTCCCGCTCCATCTGGAATCACTAACTCAGCATTTTTAATAGCCTGAGCTAGGGATTTATTCTGCTCTGCCTGCATGGTCATTTCTGCATTGAGCGTCACTACATGCCCTCCGATGCCCTCTCGCAAGCATTCTAGCAACCAGCCTGGATAATCAGTCATTACATGAACTGGTAGCCCCAGCACGGAAAATACTTTCGGCGGTTTAAGCATAACCTGTTTTTAAGTAGCCTCACACCAAAGTCTATCGTAACGATAGTTTAACAAATTTTTTTTCAAACAGGAATTTTTCAGAATGTATTAAAAATTACATTTAATGTTTTTTTATAAAAACAGACAATCTGTTTATATGAATAGATTTAAAACCATATCACCACACGTGTATTTATCACAAGTAGAGTTTAATTAGATACTTATAATTAAGCTAGAAACTGAGAATATACGTGAGAGTTCTGGTAGAAGCAAAAAGTGTCAGGTATAAAAACTTATAGATAAAGCGACTTCTAAGTTTTGATCGCGCATTGAATTATTAGCTCTGCTCACGACCAGGATAATTGCTATTACAGCTTTATCCAACTTTGAACTTTTGATTTCTGAAGCTGATACGCCTGGTGCATTTGCACCTGTTTGTGGCTTTTAAGAGCTAAGATTAACTAGCCATGAGTCAGAATAGAAAGAGTTCTTAGTTCCTGACTTCTGAAATATTTTTTTTAGTTGCAACGCCAAATGCCAATTAGCTTAGTACAGATGAGTACAGACTATATATATCTTTAAACTACATCTCCCGAGACTTTTTAGTAAACTCAATTTTACAGTTATAGAGTGTAATGGGTAGAAATCGACCATGAGTAAAATTCGTGTGGCATTAATAGAAGATCACGATCTCACCCGTGTAGGTATCAAGACAGCACTTCAGCAAAAGGAAGAAATAGAAGTGGTGGGAGAAGCAGCTAATGCTGCTGACGGCATGAAATTGTTAAAAACAATACAAACGGATATTGCGATTATAGATATTGGCCTACCAGATAAAGATGGCATTGAACTAACACGAGAGGTAAAGTCTATTGCTAGCGGAGATGAATCAGCAACCAAGGTATTAATATTGACCCTGCGAGATAACAAAGAAGCAGTGTTAGCAGCTTTTGCAGCCGGGGCAGACTCCTACTGCATGAAAGATATTAAGTTTGATAATTTGCTGGAAGCCGTACGTGTTACCTACAATGGCAATGCTTGGATAGATCCGGCGATCGCCCGCATTGTCTTACAACAAGCGCAACAAAATCCCCATAAGCCAGAAATAACACTGAAGGATACTAAACCCTCTGTGCCAATTTCAGAAGAGGCTGAAGTAGAGAATGAAGAAGAAATGATCGATCCTTACACCCTTACAGAAAGGGAATTAGAAGTATTGCAGTTAATTGTCGAAGGTTGCAGCAATGCTGTGATTGCAGAAAGACTTTACATCACGGTCGGGACAGTCAAAACTCACGTTCGTAATATTTTGAACAAACTCTGTGCAGACGACCGTACCCAAGCAGCGGTTCGGGCTTTACGTTCTGGATTAGTCGGTTAGATTGGATTTGAGGGTTTTGAACTTCATCAAGCAATTATAAGTAAATTTACTAAGTTAGAAAAAATATGTGTTAAAAATGAGTGGACTATCTTAAATCACGTTTTTTTATTGTTCAACTGACGATTAGGTGTAATCAAAGTTACACTATCTCGCCATTCAAGTATCTGGAAAGTGAAGTCAAATATGACTGAGACAGATGTAGAAAAACTTAAATTAATGGTGGTAGATGATGAGCCGGATAATTTAGAATTACTCTACCGCACTTTTAGGCGAGATTTTCAAGTATATAAAGCAAATCACGCCTTAAGTGCACTTGACATTTTAGACAAAGAAGGTGAGATGGCTGTGATCATCTCTGATCAAAGAATGCCAGAGATGAATGGCACTGAATTTCTCAGTCTAACGGTGGAGCGCTTTCCCGATACGATTCGCATTTTGTTGACTGGTTTTACTGATGTTGAAGATTTGGTGGATGCAATTAACTCCGGTCAGGTCTTCAAATACATCACCAAACCCTGGAAACCCGATCGGTTAAAGGCGATCGTCGAGCAAGCAACAGATACATATCGCGTAGTTAAAAAACGTACTCAGGAGTTGCGTCGTGCCCTACGACGGGAATCTTTATTTAATGCCGTGACAACAGCAATTCGCGAATCTCTTGACTACTCCAGTATGTTGCAAAAGATTGTTGCCACAATTGGCCAAACTTTTGAAACCAGTTATTGCTTGCTCAGACCAGTGGAAGGCAATCATCTGACAACAGATGAGTTCTCCTACTTAGATCCCAAAACTTCTTTCTCTAGTTGCTCGTTTAATCCCAGTCCTTTGATCGAAAAAGTTCTAGAAACTCATCATTATCAACATTATCAATACACGCATGAGGGTTCACCCTTTTACCAACTGGTCGTACCACTAATCTATCAGCAGCACCTACTCGCTGTTCTGGCACTCTACCAGTGGGGACGCGATCGCCCTTGGCGAGATGAAGATATCCAGCTAATAGCAGGTGTTGCTGAACAAGCAGCCTTGGCCCTCTCCCAAGCAAAACTCTACCAGCGCCTTCAAGAAAAGCAAGAACAAATCCGGACTGAATTGGAGGTTGCCCGCCAAATTCAAAACAACCTACTGCGCCAAAGCTTGCCCAATATCAAGGATGCAAAGGTACAAGCTTGTTGTTACCCTGCCCGCGAAGTAGGAGGGGATTTTTTTGAAGTGTTTGTTCATCCCAAAGGTGATTTGTGGTTAGCAGTGGGTGATGTTTCCGGTAAGGGTGTCCCAGCAGCTTTGTTCATGGCTAGTGCCATTTCGGTGTTGCGCCGTGAATTGTCTCAAGAAACACCAGCCATGCCGAATACAGTCATTCAGAATCTCAACCACGCCCTAGGTGATGACTTAATTAGTAATAATTGCTTTATTACCCTGGTCTTAGCTCGGTATACCCCTACCACTAGAGAGCTAGTGTACGCAAATGCAGGTCACATATATCCCCTGCTTTGGTCTAGCAAGACTGCCCCTGATAATCCCATTTACCTCAAAGTACGTGGCATTCCCGTTGGCATTTTGCCTAAGTGGCAAGCAGCCTTCGGGCAATTGTCTCTCGCTCCTGGAGATACTTTACTGCTAACCAGTGATGGTATTACTGAAGCAATGGTTTGCAAAAATATCGATTCAACCGAGAATGGCATCAAGCCCAATCATTTTTCTATGCTGAATCTAGAGGGTCTTTGGCAACTCTTGCAAGCGGAAGATCAACCACTTTCTCTCAACCATTTGCTATCCCGAATCCAGGCAGATAACCCCATTCAAGAAGATGACCAAACTATACTTTCACTGGAGGTTTTGTAAATAATGAAAAGCGAGCTTCATGTACCAAGTGACTTGAAGTTTTTAAGCATCGTGGAAAACTGGTTGTTGGGATGCTTAGAAGTCCAGATGAAAGAATCAGTTGATTGGTCAAGGCAATCAAGTCGTTTGCGATTGGCTTTAGTAGAAGCCTATTCCAACGTTGTGCGTCATGCCCACAAAAATCAGCCCTATTTGCCAGTGTTAATTCGTTTGGAACTGAAAGACCGCGATGTTGCCCTGGAAGTTTGGGACTGTGGCGAAGGTTTTGAATTGTCTGACTATTTACCACCTAGCCCCACGGATAAACAAGAAGGTGGATATGGTTGGTTGATTATCAATCGCCTCATGGATAAAGTGGAATACCAGTTGCAAGTTAATGGTGGTAACTGTCTTAAATTAGAAGTCTCTCTGTCAGAATCTGCGTAGTCATAAAATCATAGTATGTACTCAGACAGAATTAATTACACACATTGTTTTCTTGTTCCCTGTTAAGCGTTTCCCTTTCCCTGCCTCCGTGAATGAATTTAATTTTACTTAACTACTTATGTATTCATCAAGATTCTCCGAGAAACCCCGCCCTCAGCGAAGTTATCTATAGCTCATAAATAATCTTACACAACAACAACAACGATTATTTATGAGTTCTTTTTATTAAATAGTATTATTATTAAATTTAGCTATTACACAACGTGTACAATGTTGATATGCTAATTCAAAAAGGTCAGCTACCGGATTCAAATCGCCCAATATGGATCGTGCTGGATGACAACTACCTACCCATCGAGCCAATCCAAAAATACCTACGTTACTTAGACAGTTTAGAGAAGTCACCCAACACGATTAGGGTCTACGCCAACAACCTAAAACTGTTTTGGGAGTTTCTACAAGATAAACAAATTGATTGGAGGGAAGTGAATCTTGAACATTTATCAGATTTTATTCATTGGCTAAGAAATCCAGAACCAGGAGTAATATCCATTCAGCCACAAGTGTCTAAACGGTCAGAAAAGACAATTAACCATGCCCTCACTACTGTCTGTGGTTTTTATGAATTTCACGAGCGATTAGGAGCAAGTAAAGGGGTTAACGCTTATCGCTATCAGGTACAACCGGGGCGACAATACAAACCATTTCTGCACCATATAAGCAAAGGAAAAGAAGTTAAAACACGACTACTAAAAATTAAAGAACCTAAAACATTCCCAGGATGCTTAACTTTGGAACAGGTTCAAAAATTAGTCAACGCTTGTAAAAGAATTAGAGATAAATTTCTTATCTGTTTACTCTATGAAACAGGCATGAGAATTGGCGAGGTATTAGGGTTAAGACATGAAGACATTCGCTCACAGGGAATAAATGAAATTCATGTAATTCCCAGAGATGACAATATCAATAGTAGTCGAGTAAAGGCAGGAGTTGAAAGAGTAATTCATGTTACCAAGGATTTGATGAAACTCTACTCTAATTATCTGATTGAAGAGTATCCAGAAGATATTGACTGTGATTATGTTTTTGTCAACTGCTGGGATGGTGAAGTAGGACAACCGATGAATTATGGTGCTGTAAATGGACTGTTTAAAAGATTAGCTAAGAAAACAAGTATTCAAGCAACGCCTCATCTACTTAGACATACTCACGCTACAGAATTAATTAGGTCTGGATGGGATATGGCGCACGCTCAAAAGCGGTTAGGTCATGCTAATATTCAGACTACAATTAACACTTATGTTCATCTGAACAGCGATGACATGCAAGAAGAATATCATAAATATTTACAACGACGCAAGCAAGATTATGAAGAATCAAAATAATTTTAATAATCAACATAAATCTTCCAAAGGTTCACTGCATATACAGTTAATAAAAAATCAAAATAGTACAGTTGATAATACAAATGATATATTTTGTTATCACTGTGGCAGCTACAATTATCACAAAGCTGGACGTAAAAAGGGAAAACAACGATATAAATGTACTGAATGTGGCAAGAGATTTATTGAGAACTTAGAGTATCCAGAAAAAATAGGTTACACAACAGTGCATAATAGTGAGGATGTTTGGGACGCATTAGAAATCGGATTAAAAGTTAGCGATTATCGAGGAAGGAGTCATAAATTAACATGTTCCTATATTCATCAAGATTGGTTCAAAGCAGCAATAAAAAAATTTATTAAATATAGAGCATCTTCTATAGGATATAGAAGGCTGGAAAGTTCCTTAACTTCTTTTAATACTTTCTCTTGTTTTTTATATAATAGAACATATATTAAATGTTTTGCAGATATTAATCGTTCAGTAATTATTGATTATATAGATTACTTAAATCAGCAAAAATTAAATTCAAGTTCTAGAAATCAAAAGCTGCAAGACTTAGCGATTTTTTTTGAGACATGTATAGTTAATAACTGGTTTAATTTTCAATCTTATCTAATTCGTAAAGAGGATTATCAAAAAGCAGCAAAACCACTTCCACGATATATTCCAGAAGAAGTGATGTATCAACTAAATCAGCACTTAGAAGCATTGCCAGAAACAGTATTACGGATGGTTTTAGTTATACAGGAATGTGGTTTACGTGTAGGCGAACTTTGTCAACTTCCAATAGACTGTTTAAAACAAGATGCAAAAGGGAGTTGGTTTATTCAATTTATGAGATGGAAAATGAATAAAGAAGATACTATTCCTATCTCTGTGGAATTAGCTCAAGTTATCCAAGAACAACAGCAGTATATTAGAGATAAATTAGGGGAACAATACAATTATCTTTTTTGTGGACGGTTGGGCGGAAGTTGTAAAGAATTTATTCCTAAACCTAATGTCATGCTTGATGAGGCTTTTGTTGGTTATTTAAAAAAATTAGCAGAAGAATTTGATATTCGGGATAAATCAGGTAAACGATGGAATTTTCAAAGTCATCAATTTCGTCATACTGTAGGTACTCGTATGATTAATACTGGAGTGCCACAACATATTGTGCAAAGGTATTTAGGACATGATTCACCTCACATGACTTCGGTTTATGCTCATATTCATGATGCAACTCTAAGAAAAAAGATAGATGAATACCTTGCTACTAAAGTAGTCAACATTAATGGCGAAATTATTGAGTCGCT containing:
- a CDS encoding WecB/TagA/CpsF family glycosyltransferase; this translates as MLKPPKVFSVLGLPVHVMTDYPGWLLECLREGIGGHVVTLNAEMTMQAEQNKSLAQAIKNAELVIPDGAGVVLFLRWLRRQKVQRTPGIELAETLLRELGQKQTGAKVFFYGGAPGVAAKAGEFWLSQSPNLFIAGTHSGFHSQAEEEQLRQTLAQLQPQVIFVGLGVPRQELWIAQNRHLCPQAIWIGVGGSFDIWSGTKSRAPAWLGNNHLEWLYRLYKEPWRWRRMLALPKFALKSLVYGMTVKEAITQQVP
- a CDS encoding response regulator transcription factor, which encodes MSKIRVALIEDHDLTRVGIKTALQQKEEIEVVGEAANAADGMKLLKTIQTDIAIIDIGLPDKDGIELTREVKSIASGDESATKVLILTLRDNKEAVLAAFAAGADSYCMKDIKFDNLLEAVRVTYNGNAWIDPAIARIVLQQAQQNPHKPEITLKDTKPSVPISEEAEVENEEEMIDPYTLTERELEVLQLIVEGCSNAVIAERLYITVGTVKTHVRNILNKLCADDRTQAAVRALRSGLVG
- a CDS encoding SpoIIE family protein phosphatase; amino-acid sequence: MTETDVEKLKLMVVDDEPDNLELLYRTFRRDFQVYKANHALSALDILDKEGEMAVIISDQRMPEMNGTEFLSLTVERFPDTIRILLTGFTDVEDLVDAINSGQVFKYITKPWKPDRLKAIVEQATDTYRVVKKRTQELRRALRRESLFNAVTTAIRESLDYSSMLQKIVATIGQTFETSYCLLRPVEGNHLTTDEFSYLDPKTSFSSCSFNPSPLIEKVLETHHYQHYQYTHEGSPFYQLVVPLIYQQHLLAVLALYQWGRDRPWRDEDIQLIAGVAEQAALALSQAKLYQRLQEKQEQIRTELEVARQIQNNLLRQSLPNIKDAKVQACCYPAREVGGDFFEVFVHPKGDLWLAVGDVSGKGVPAALFMASAISVLRRELSQETPAMPNTVIQNLNHALGDDLISNNCFITLVLARYTPTTRELVYANAGHIYPLLWSSKTAPDNPIYLKVRGIPVGILPKWQAAFGQLSLAPGDTLLLTSDGITEAMVCKNIDSTENGIKPNHFSMLNLEGLWQLLQAEDQPLSLNHLLSRIQADNPIQEDDQTILSLEVL
- a CDS encoding ATP-binding protein — protein: MKSELHVPSDLKFLSIVENWLLGCLEVQMKESVDWSRQSSRLRLALVEAYSNVVRHAHKNQPYLPVLIRLELKDRDVALEVWDCGEGFELSDYLPPSPTDKQEGGYGWLIINRLMDKVEYQLQVNGGNCLKLEVSLSESA
- a CDS encoding tyrosine-type recombinase/integrase, encoding MLIQKGQLPDSNRPIWIVLDDNYLPIEPIQKYLRYLDSLEKSPNTIRVYANNLKLFWEFLQDKQIDWREVNLEHLSDFIHWLRNPEPGVISIQPQVSKRSEKTINHALTTVCGFYEFHERLGASKGVNAYRYQVQPGRQYKPFLHHISKGKEVKTRLLKIKEPKTFPGCLTLEQVQKLVNACKRIRDKFLICLLYETGMRIGEVLGLRHEDIRSQGINEIHVIPRDDNINSSRVKAGVERVIHVTKDLMKLYSNYLIEEYPEDIDCDYVFVNCWDGEVGQPMNYGAVNGLFKRLAKKTSIQATPHLLRHTHATELIRSGWDMAHAQKRLGHANIQTTINTYVHLNSDDMQEEYHKYLQRRKQDYEESK
- a CDS encoding tyrosine-type recombinase/integrase, with translation MKNQNNFNNQHKSSKGSLHIQLIKNQNSTVDNTNDIFCYHCGSYNYHKAGRKKGKQRYKCTECGKRFIENLEYPEKIGYTTVHNSEDVWDALEIGLKVSDYRGRSHKLTCSYIHQDWFKAAIKKFIKYRASSIGYRRLESSLTSFNTFSCFLYNRTYIKCFADINRSVIIDYIDYLNQQKLNSSSRNQKLQDLAIFFETCIVNNWFNFQSYLIRKEDYQKAAKPLPRYIPEEVMYQLNQHLEALPETVLRMVLVIQECGLRVGELCQLPIDCLKQDAKGSWFIQFMRWKMNKEDTIPISVELAQVIQEQQQYIRDKLGEQYNYLFCGRLGGSCKEFIPKPNVMLDEAFVGYLKKLAEEFDIRDKSGKRWNFQSHQFRHTVGTRMINTGVPQHIVQRYLGHDSPHMTSVYAHIHDATLRKKIDEYLATKVVNINGEIIESLHPELDNDANLQWMKKKVLAETLPNGYCGLPAQLTCSKGNACLTCGDFRTTIEFLDQHKEHLERTNKVLEVAKASGWHRQIQVNEDVKKSLENIINTLESNKNE